Proteins encoded together in one Glandiceps talaboti chromosome 11, keGlaTala1.1, whole genome shotgun sequence window:
- the LOC144442328 gene encoding uncharacterized protein LOC144442328 produces MAIDRFSQNLFWIDDKYRTLTLCSYDGQYSRQIITDLEEPSGLAVNPINGYIYWSDCNEDRPRIERASMSGDSRSIFLDTDIVCPTGLTVDSILNRLYFLDEGNDYHSLNQVTESDRIQIWTIDGTSSAPWGVATYANEFFATVVGDNVRQLVIKRTNAQQPVIHDTSGLPYGIQIHVQETVTDSMRCNLGCDHLCVKSLSGSTSHQCLCSHGYHLADEGSTTCEKDDLVIDPPTLLVNNGTHIIGLPGNVIDLEPNAYDIDTVLAVTGVIDIDFNFDQKTIYFADDAGIHSLRLDGESQRQTIFSGDVQIGGIAVDWHSSNIYWTNERDKTIMVSTHDGAYYKELKRLAETSTLFGIAVDPQEMLLFYCIRQSSVKASSASSGMIYKAFLDGTGEVEIFTGGMKPIATVLDYKTKRVYWIDDTSNAIKSVDYDGQHLQTIHDDDGGAILSDLTIYQSYLFWTDSASGTITATSLSHGDSTSSTQSVSVTGTPTNVVIYDKTRQPIDSSAPCYNNNCKGLCLATSSTSTCVHGDGPTFPPVVPTTTAATITSIATTNNTPTTTVKPTTILTTRLTTTASMTTEKKTSPGTTPGPYTSDDTETDVTTLPSVTSLTSDITSEIKRDTTTSNVESMTTTVVTTTATAIESSTIAPTTSATTTEPTTSTTTTTTTTTTTTTTLPTTTAAPATIPLTTASITTATTKEPTTTETTTETTTTAPPPTTAETTKVPAMSTSAAPTTIAPTTASITIEPTTTASTIAPMTTTATTIAPSTKATTKVPPPTTTATTTPAPTTSVTTLQPSTFITTVTTSKTPTTPIPLEVTTAGIQPDKDLEPPRVENCDQPITVETTSLPVKLASIHSPVFVDNIDGDIDKVAKPESIKTWGKSDVEFEGCDSSGNCAECKTAVEVVAPRCEDLTPPTDGDLQCTLESDDTGTMRICTVQCSDGYVMAEGLPTSWTCYTDTGDGKWLPGNTVPSCQKTITQQATFTGSFPLKGQDIGTADTASLQEAFGKVLISKLKACTDSSYMCTVKYHDARKRRDTATPNDVASVRMKRDLDTVVLNLTLTAELNGTIDSGNASLENDVSTLGENLQDSVDEFVSANVTEFAVPGYNLELDGADVVVTGVLLVCPPGKISSGDGVCATCPKGTMVAAETDSCQLCEVGTYQNEDAQPTCDLCPQGYTTLGSGSNDITLCLELCGPGFQSFYGIEPCSPCPIGYFKSNSSTEWCSSCPAGHSTESEGEMSVGNCIILGEELVTGKSGFALPILILVIVLGVIAFIVVAVSVALFGLYRCRRRKAEQDIDAAHENEQILDHVMNLKIEYANSPPIRSGMNRGSTLYDTVNSMSDIQLNDPALKNDLRQVRFRDAPSIISSVTTEVYFKPSDEPIEEEELEVCNESDEVGSFVEYDVPAVKFSTAGPRVDNKRRAKDTRFKYPSESHPLKYKVVKRHIAPRIKAAHLNLRQEALEQSSGRGPSTTEQRPSGNEVMLDALLKSSFRERKHSNRVVYPPVDYDEYYLDNIFSNPSVQHDPDLGESEMQEINQSNWTQNYQLRTLTPGGILNHAPEHSDYQFGRQLFEDLAKSYAEDEQDQHV; encoded by the exons ATGGCTATTGATAGATTTTCACAGAATCTGTTTTGGATCGATGATAAATACAGGACATTGACCCTGTGCAGCTATGATGGTCAGTACTCTCGGCAGATCATCACAGATTTAGAAGAGCCAAGTGGTTTAGCAGTTAATCCGATAAACGG GTACATATATTGGAGTGACTGCAATGAAGACCGTCCACGTATTGAGAGAGCATCCATGTCTGGTGATAGCCGGTCTATTTTTCTAGACACGGACATTGTGTGTCCAACGGGACTAACGGTCGACAGCATCTTGAACAG GTTATACTTTTTAGACGAGGGAAACGACTATCATTCTCTAAACCAGGTTACTGAAAGTGACCGCATACAAATTTGGACCATTGACGGAACGTCATCTGCCCCATGGGGTGTAGCCACGTATGCT AATGAATTCTTTGCAACTGTTGTTGGAGACAATGTTCGTCAGCTTGTCATAAAGAGAACCAACGCACAACAACCAGTTATACATGACACTAGTGGATTACCGTATggaatacaaatacatgtacaagagaCAGTCACAG attCAATGAGGTGTAACCTCGGATGCGACCACCTCTGTGTGAAGAGTCTCAGCGGATCAACTAGTCACCAATGTCtttgtagtcatggttaccatCTAGCTGATGAAGGATCAACCACATGTGAAAAAG ACGATCTTGTAATTGACCCTCCTACATTACTAGTCAACAACGGCACCCACATCATTGGTCTTCCAGGCAATGTTATTGACCTTGAACCAAATGCGTATGACATTGATACAGTTCTTGCAGTAACAGGCGTGATAGATATTGACTTCAACTTTGACCAGAAAACTATATACTTCGCTGACGATGCCGGAATTCATAGTCTCCGATTAGATGGAGAAAGCCAACGGCAGACGATATTTTCCGGGGATGTGCAAATTGGTG GGATTGCAGTTGATTGGCATTCGTCAAATATATATTGGACAAACGAAAGAGATAAAACTATAATGGTGTCAACGCATGATGGCGCTTATTACAAGGAACTGAAACGGTTAGCAGAAACCAGTACGTTGTTTGGTATCGCAGTCGACCCGCAAGAAAT GTTACTCTTTTATTGCATACGACAAAGTAGTGTGAAGGCTTCTAGTGCCTCTTCTGGTATGATTTATAAAGCGTTTCTGGATGGTACTGGTGaagttgaaatatttacagGTGGAATGAAACCTATAGCCACAGTGTTAGATTACAAGACAAAGAG GGTCTATTGGATTGACGACACTTCAAATGCAATAAAGTCTGTCGATTATGATGGCcaacatttacaaacaattcaTGATGACGATGGGGGCGCTATTCTCAGTGATTTGACTATCTACCAG TCTTATCTATTTTGGACTGACTCCGCAAGTGGTACAATCACGGCTACATCGTTGAGCCATGGTGACAGTACATCATCCACACAGTCGGTATCCGTCACAGGGACACCAACAAATGTCGTAATATATGACAAAACTAGACAGCCGATTGATTCATCAG CACCTTGCTATAACAATAACTGTAAAGGCCTTTGCCTAGCAACGTCATCAACGTCCACCTGTGTCCATGGCGATGGTCCCACCTTTCCACCTGTTGTCCCAACTACAACTGCGGCAACCATCACAAGTATTGCAACAACCAATAACACTCCAACGACTACTGTAAAACCGACAACAATCCTCACAACACGACTCACAACAACAGCATCAATGACGACAGAGAAGAAAACGTCACCGGGAACTACGCCGGGGCCATACACGAGTGACGACACAGAAACGGATGTGACGACATTGCCTAGTGTGACGTCACTGACATCCGATATAACAAGTGAGATAAAGAGAGACACAACCACTTCAAATGTGGAATCCATGACCACAACAGTGGTTACTACGACAGCGACCGCAATTGAATCATCCACAATAGCACCTACCACTTCTGCAACTACAACAGAACCGACAAcatctacaacaacaacaacaacaacaacaacaacaacaacaacaacactaccaacaacaacagcagcaccAGCAACAATACCACTAACAACAGCATCAATCACAACTGCAACAACAAAAGAACCAACCACAACTGAAACAACgacagaaacaacaacaacagcaccaccaccaacaacagcTGAAACAACAAAAGTGCCAGCAATGTCAACATCAGCGGCACCAACCACTATAGCACCAACCACTGCTTCAATTACAATAGAACCAACCACTACTGCATCTACAATAGCACCTATGACCACTACTGCAACAACAATTGCACCATCCACTAAAGCAACAACAAAAgtaccaccaccaacaacaacggCAACAACTACTCCTGCACCAACAACATCTGTAACAACATTGCAACCATCGACATTTATAACAACAGTGACAACATCAAAAACACCAACCACTCCAATTCCACTAGAAGTCACAACTGCTGGCATTCAACCTGATAAAG ACTTGGAACCACCCAGAGTTGAAAATTGTGACCAGCCAATAACTGTAGAAACTACCAGTTTACCGGTAAAGCTAGCCTCCATTCATAGTCCAGTATTCGTTGACAACATCGACGGTGACATTGATAAGGTTGCAAAGCCAGAATCAATAAAGACATGGGGAAAATCTGACGTCGAATTTGAAGGGTGTGACTCGTCGGGAAATTGTGCAGAATGCAAAACTGCAGTAGAAGTCGTTG CTCCTAGATGTGAAGATTTAACGCCACCAACAGATGGTGATCTCCAATGTACACTTGAATCTGATGATACTGGTACCATGCGCATTTGTACAGTTCAATGCAGTGATGGTTATGTGATGGCAGAAGGCTTGCCTACATCATGGACATGTTACACGGACACTGGGGATGGAAAATGGTTGCCTGGCAACACGGTGCCTTCGTGTCAAA AAACGATTACACAACAAGCGACATTTACAGGTTCCTTTCCACTGAAGGGACAAGATATCGGTACTGCAGACACAGCATCGCTGCAAGAAGCCTTTGGAAAGGTTCTGATAAGTAAACTCAAGGCGTGCACCGATAGCTCGTACATGTGCACAGTAAAATATCACGACGCAAGAAAACGAAGAGACACTGCCACTCCAAACGATGTGGCTTCAGTCAGAATGAAAAGAGACCTGGATACAGTTGTTTTGAATCTTACACTGACTGCGGAACT AAATGGAACCATTGATTCTGGTAATGCATCTCTTGAGAACGACGTCAGTACTCTCGGAGAAAATCTACAAGATTCAGTAGACGAATTTGTTTCCGCCAATGTCACGGAATTTGCTGTTCCTGGTTATAATCTCGAACTGGACGGAGCAGATGTTGTAGTTACCGGCGTTTTACTTGTCTGTCCTCCAGGCAAGATCTCTAGCGGAGATGGTGTTTGTG CTACGTGTCCAAAGGGAACCATGGTTGCTGCTGAGACTGACTCGTGCCAGCTTTGTGAAGTGGGAACGTATCAGAATGAAGATGCCCAACCGACGTGTGACCTTTGCCCGCAAGGATACACAACACTGGGCTCAGGAAGTAACGATATAACTCTCTGCCTGG AATTATGTGGACCAGGATTCCAGTCCTTCTATGGCATTGAACCATGCTCCCCTTGTCCCATCGGATACTTTAAATCTAATAGTTCCACAGAATGGTGCAGCTCTTGTCCTGCTGGTCACAGTACAGAGTCAGAAGGAGAGATGTCTGTTGGAAACTGCATTATTTTAG GAGAAGAGTTGGTAACTGGAAAGAGTGGATTTGCATTACCTATTTTGATATTAGTTATTGTACTTGGGGTAATTGCATTCATCGTTGTCGCTGTGTCTGTGGCACTGTTTGGACTATATCGATGCAG ACGGAGAAAAGCCGAGCAAGATATTGATGCGGCACACGAAAATGAACAAATACTTGACCACGTGATGAACTTGAAAATTGAATATGCAAATTCGCCACCTATACGGAGTGGTATGAACAGGGGAAGTACGCTATATGATACTGTTAACAGTATGTCAGATATTCAACTGAATGACCCAGCGTTGAAAAACGATTTACGGCAGGTCCGTTTTAGGGATGCACCTTCTATCATATCGTCGGTGACGACGGAAGTTTATTTCAAACCATCCGACGAACCAATTGAGGAAGAGGAGTTAGAAGTTTGCAACGAATCAGACGAGGTGGGCAGCTTCGTGGAATACGATGTCCCCGCTGTTAAATTCTCCACGGCAGGTCCGCGAGTAGACAATAAAAGGCGTGCAAAGGACACGCGATTCAAATATCCTTCAGAATCACACCCTTTGAAATATAAAGTCGTTAAAAGACACATTGCACCTCGTATAAAAGCTGCACATCTCAACCTCAGGCAGGAAGCATTAGAGCAGTCAAGTGGTCGAGGACCGAGTACTACCGAACAAAGACCGAGTGGTAACGAAGTTATGCTTGATGCGTTACTGAAATCGTCttttagagaaagaaaacaTTCAAATAGAGTGGTGTATCCACCAGTCGACTATGACGAATATTATTTAGACAATATCTTTTCTAATCCGTCCGTACAGCATGACCCCGATTTGGGTGAAAGTGAAATGCAGGaaattaaccaatcaaattgGACTCAAAACTATCAACTGCGCACGCTCACACCTGGAGGAATTCTCAATCACGCACCTGAACATAGTGACTACCAGTTTGGTCGGCAACTTTTTGAAGATCTTGCTAAGTCGTATGCAGAAGACGAGCAAGATCAGCACGTGTAG